The Anabaena sp. PCC 7108 region AAGTAAAATCAGGAAGCTCGATTTGTAGGTTGTTTTTTAGGCGCAGAGTGCAGGCCACGTTAGCCATATGTTTCAGTAATAGATACACAAAGATCAAATACGATTCCCATGGTAGTCCTTGATTTATACTTATTTTCTATAAATTAAACTGGCAAATTATCAAAACTTGATTATGAAAACCCCACTTGTTGTTCCTGTTAAAACTAGAAGCGAAGATAGCTTTGGTATTACCTTGGCTCCCTTGTCTGTTGAGGAAATCTATACTAAAGCTGATGACCCAGCTAATGGTGCTGTGGTGATTATGAGTGGGATGGTTCGTAATCAAACTGATGGCCAACCTGTAATTGCTTTAGAGTATCAGGCTTATGATCCTATGGCATTACAAGTATTTTATCAAGTTGCAGCTGATATTCGCTACCAATGGACTGATGTGAAGCGGGTTGTGATATATCATCGTGTTGGACGGTTGCAAATTGGGGAAATCAGTATTTTGGTGGCTGTAGGGTGTCCCCACCGAGGTGAGGCTTTTGCTGCTTGTCAGTATGCGATTGACACTATTAAACACAATGCTCCAATTTGGAAGAAAGAACATTGGCAAGATGGTTCTAGTAGTTGGGTGAGTATTGGTGCTTGCGAAGTCACGGAAGCTAATTGTTAGGGAACTCTTCACCGGAATTTCGCAATTAAATTTAACTAAATAATTGTAAATTGATAGATGATTATCTTTGCAATTATTTACATAAATATCAGTTAACTATTGCAGTTTGTAACTATTTTGCATATTCATTCGGAATAGTCCTTTAGACTAATTGACGATGGGAAAATCAAAATATCAAAATAGTTGGATCAAGGCAATGGACTCTGTAAATTTATTTTGTCATGAATTTGTAGTTGCTGTTTCCTCTGTAGCCTGTATTATTGGACTGCTTTTACTGTGGGATGATCATAAGCAACAGAAAGATGAAGCCCAAGAAACAGAAGAAATTCTGTTAAGAATGAGCTTTGCTTACTGGCTGGTTTACTGTGTGGCTTTTGGAATCGAAAAAACAGTTTTACCAAACTGGGAAAGTTTAACAATGGCTGTGAAAATTACCACAGCTTTATCATATTTTTTAACTTTTTCTTGTATTCTCAGTTTGCCATTACATAAATTTGCAGTGCATGAAGTTGAGGAATAATCAGAAGCTAAGGGGGGAGAATTTTGGCTCTTCCCTGTGTTAATCGTACTATTTATTAATTTTCATAGCGATCGCAATTGCTATTTCCAATTGTTCCAGTTCCAAAGTCGTGAGAACAAACACTTCTTGTACCGTCTTACCCTGCCGTGCAATGACTTTATAACCCCCGCGAATGGGTACAGACACACGCAACTGCATTTTTGGACAATGACCTCTGGCTCGTCCAATGACTGCCGGCGTTACAGTGTGAATGCCGTCTTGTTGACATAGACGTTCTAAAATTGGGATTAGACCAGAAATGTGGGTGGAGTGATTCCAGACTAGTCTACCATCCGTGGGTTTGCCCATGATAATTATGCTGCTTCCAGGGGAGCCATAGTCAAACCAGCCCGTCGCAGCTGTTGGTGGTATAGTTCCGCTTGTTCCTGAGGACCTACCCAAACGATCGCTTGTCCTTCATAATGTATCTGATTTGTCAGATCCCAAGCGCGATCGCTCGACATTCCCGGAATATACTTGAGCAAACACTCAGCCACATGGGGAAATGTATTGAAATCGTCATTCAATACAATCACTTTATAATTTGGATAAGTTTTGCGAGTAACTTGATTAACCCGATCAGGTGTTACTGTTGGCGCTGTAGCCATGCCATAAACAGCTGTTAGTCTTTTAAGCATAAAACAATAATTGAAAAGGACAAGGGGACACAGGGACGCGAAGAGATCCCATAAAAGACAACCAGAAAATTCCAAGTTGAGCAGGGTTGCTCTCTGCGTCTTTTTAGTCAAAAAAGAGGTTTGACAAACCCACACTACAAAAACTAGTTTAATCCATTGTCAGCGGTGATTGGGAATTGGGAATTGGGGATTGGGGATTGGTGATTGGTGATTGGGGATTGGGGATTGGTGATTGGGGATTGGTGATTGGGGATTGGTGATTGGGGATTGGTGATTGGTGATTGGTGATTGGTGATTGGTCATTGGGAATAGGTAATTAAGTTATTCTTGATTTTCCCCGCGTCTCAGCGTCTTCCCATCTCAGCGTCTTCCCATCTCAGCGTCTTCCCATCTCCGCGTCTTCCCATCTCAGCGTCTTCCCATCTCAGCGTCTTCCCATCTCCGCGTCTTCCCATCTCCGCATCTTCCCATCTCCGCGTCCCCCCATCTCCGCGTCTTCCCATCTCCGCATCTTCCCATCTCCGCATCTTCCCATCTCAGCGTCTTCCCATCTCAGCGTCTTCCCATCTCCGCGTCTCCGCGTCTTCCCCAATGATAAATATTTAACCAGACAGGATATTACCGCCAATCATCCCAATTTTGGTTAAAAATGGAAGTATCAGGAAAAGCCGTGGGATTACCATTTTGCTCCAACAGACGTTTGAGAACTTGTAATTGCGGTTCCTGTTTAGGTAAATCATCAACTAATTGGTAAGGTGCGATTCCCTGTTTAAGAGCAAAAGCAGCCACAGTTCCCGCAGCCGCACCAGAAGACCACTCAAAAGAATGTACCCGATAAGCAGCAGCAGCTATGTGACTAGTAGCAATACTTTTACCGCCTACTAATAAATTATCAATTTTTTGGGGAATCATCGCCCGCAGAGCAATTTGGAAAGGATAAGCTTGTCCCGCACCACGTCTTTCTCCTGCACGTTCTGTATTACCCGGTGTTTCTGGGGGACTTTTTGTCATGCAAGGATGAAAATCAATAGCGTAGTGACCGATACCTACAGCATCCGGGAAAATTGTCGAACGACTGCGCCGCATCGCTTTATCAGGAGAAACTTCACCCCTAATTACAGAAGTAGCCTCTAACCCAGCCAGTGTCGCTTTTAACTGGCGATACATATCTGCTGGCAAAGTTTTACGGTAATATTCGTCATTATAATTGCGGCGAGAAATATCAACTTCCCAAATCCCAAAACCTTCTGGTTGTCCCCAACTGGGACGGCCAATAATGCGTCTTCCTTCCCGCATATAGGGATATTTCGATAAACCATGTACTGTCCCCATAGGGGAATTTACACCCGTTAACAACCGATTGTTTAGTTGCGGTTTTTTTACACTCTCACCTAATTGAGAATCCGTAGTTCCCGCATATAACCAATAAAAATAGGAAAGAGCATTTTCTTCACCTTTGCGGAAAGTTTCGGTTCTTAATCCCCCCATCCAACCCCCAGGCTGTAACTGGCCACTGGCTTGCAACTGTTGACGAGTGTAGATGAGATTATCATTAGCAGTTCCTGGACGGTAGTCATTACCCCAAGTCCAGTTTTGCATAGAGATGTCTCCTGGGGTAGGGACGGTAAAATTAATACCACCAAATTTCATTTGTTTTCCTTGTTGAGGACTCCAAATGCGACGATAGGTAAACACTAAATCAAAATTCGCCAGTCGTGCTAATTCATAACTAAAATATGGTGCATATTGTGAGTAAAATGGGGGCATTGCTTGCTGTTGCGGTTCCTTAGTCGCCTCCATTGCAAAGGTGTAGGTAAAACCTTGAGTACAATAAGGATCATTAGTGGTGCTAGAAGAGGAAGGTTCTAGGTATGAAAGTGCATCAATACCCAAGCGATAAGGAACATCTGCTAAAGCAATAATTTCCCCAGTTTCACTGGTATCAACAACGTACCATTTCAAACCATTGTTTTTAGATTGTTTGGGGACAAAGCGAATAATAGCTTTACTCAACCGAGATGAGTTTTCGTAGCGATAAGCATCTTCAATAGTTTGAGATAAAGGAAAAGTGTTGAGAGGTGGTGCGCCTTTTGCTGGTTGATGTTGAATAGCTGTGGCGTTGTTAATAATTTTACCATCAGTACTAATTCCTAATTCTTTAATTACGGTATTGGGAAACCATTGCAACTTTCCTTTACCCTGCTTTTCTGCATCTTTGAGCATTTGGGTGAGAATGTTGTGAGCATCACGAGGAAGAAAGCAGGCCTCACTTACCCAGCAGTCACCAGGGTTAAGTTGACCATATTTGCGTTGAATACGGTTTCGTAATTCCAAATACCCGCGAGAATAGAATTGTTTAGCGCGTTGAGTTGGTCTTTCATCTAACGCAGATGTACCTTGAGAGGAGATTTGTCCACCCAACCAGTCAGTAATTTCCGTTAAGCAAACTGTCCGCCCTGCAAGTAACCCCTCATAAGCAGTCGCTACACCGGATAGTCCACCACCAACAACGAGAATTTCACAGTTGACGGTTTTATCTGGGTTTCTGGGTGGGGTAGCGGTGACGGAATAGGGGGTGAGAAAGGTGGTAAGTAAACTGAGACTGATGATTGATTTCTGAAAGCTTTTTTTGTATGTGCGCTTCATGTTTCATGCACTCCGTATACTATTGCGTCAACTTGTAGACGGTAGCATCTAGGAAATGTTCTTTACAAGGTTGGGCTGAGAAACAAAACAGAAACGATTTGGCTTTTTGGCTATCAGAAACGCTAGAATTATGGGAAATCATGGACAAGCTTGACTGTATACCCAAGTGCTGAGTGCTGAGTGATGAGTAATGAGTGCTGAGTTCTGAGTGGTGAGTGCTGAGTTCTGAGTGGTGAGTGCTGAGTGCTGAGTCCTGAGTGCTGAGTGCTGAGTGGTGAGTCCTGAGTGCTGAGTGCTGAGTGCTGAGTCCTGAGTTCTTAGTCCTGAGTGCTGAGTGCTGAGTCCTGAGTTCTTAGTCCTGAGTGCTGAGTTCTTAGTCCTGAGTTCTTAGTAAAAATTATATTTTTTGTCTTGAGCGGATATTTAAAAAGTCTAAATTTACACTTTTATCTCCTTCCTAGTACTGTTTACTGATCATGGACATTATTGAAATTCTCAAAGCCGACTATCAAAGATTTCCAGTTAATCAAACTTACAGCATTTACGCTGCTGATGTTTATTTTCAAGATCCGGTTTTTAAATTTCGTGGTTTGGAACTCTATAAATGGATGATTAAATTCATTCAGACTTTTTTCTTAAATCTGAAAATGGATTTGCATAACATCCAACGCCAAGAAGATACCATCAAAAGCGAATGGACACTGAGTTGGAATTCTCCCCTACCCTGGAAGCCACGCATTTCTATATCTGGTTGGAGTGAATTACTCTCCAACACTGACGGTTTGATAGTTTCCCACATTGATTATTGGCAGTGTTCACGTTTAGATGTACTTAAGCAGCACCTATTTTCCGTAAACAACGGATAATGTAAATAAATGTAAATAAAATTCAGGCGGGACAGAATCATTCATGCGAGTAATTTTAATGACCGGCAAGGGTGGCGTAGGTAAAACCTCAGTAGCCGCAGCCACAGGACTGCGTTGTGCAGAACTCGGCTACCGCACATTAGTTTTAAGTACAGATCCTGCTCACTCCCTAGCAGACAGTTTTGATTTAGAATTGGGACATGATGCCCGACAAGTCCGCCCAAATTTGTGGGGAGCAGAACTTGACGCGCTTCAAGAATTAGAAGGTAACTGGGGTGCGGTGAAGCGTTATATTACTCAAGTGTTACAAGCACGGGGTTTAGACGGGATACAAGCCGAAGAATTAGCCATTTTACCAGGAATGGATGAGATTTTCGGCTTAGTCAGAATGAAACGTCACTATGATGAAGGGGAATTTGACGTTTTAATTATTGATTCTGCTCCTACTGGTACGGCGCTACGTTTGTTGAGTTTACCAGAAGTCGGCGGCTGGTATATGCGGCGCTTCTATAAACCTTTTCAAAACATCTCGGTAGCACTTAGACCTCTAGTTGAACCTATTTTTAGACCAATTGCGGGTTTTTCGTTACCAAATAAAGAAGTAATGGATGCTCCTTATGAGTTTTATGAACAAATAGAAGCTCTAGAAAAAGTATTGACTGATAATACTCAAACCTCAGTCCGTCTTGTCACCAACCCAGAAAAAATGGTGATTAAGGAATCTCTCCGCGCTCATGCTTATTTAAGTTTGTATAATGTGGCGACCGATTTAATTATTGCTAATCGGATTATTCCTAAAGAAGTTGAAGATCCTTTCTTTCAACGTTGGAAAGAAAATCAAGAACAATATCGCCAAGAAATTCATGAAAACTTTCATCCCTTACCTGTGAAGGAAGTACCTCTTTATTCTGAGGAAATGTGTGGTTTAGCAGCATTAGAAAGACTCAAGGAAACTCTCTATCAAGATGAAGATCCTACTCAGGTTTATTACAAAGAAACAACGATCAGAGTTGTGCAAGATAATAACCAATATAGCTTGGAACTTTATTTACCTGGCATTCCCAAAGACCAAGTTCAACTAAGTAAAAGTGGCGACGAATTAAATATTACAATTGGTAATCATCGTCGTAACTTAGTATTACCACAGGCTTTAGCTGCACTCCAACCATCAGGAGCAAAAATGGAAAATGATTATCTAAAAATTCGCTTTGCTGACATTGTGAAGGTTTAGGTGATAGTAATAAAAGTCTTGTGGTATCTAGGTTTTATCAATATCTATGGTTGACCTAGGGGATAGAGTTGGTGTCCTAACAACATTGACAGTTATTATCACAATTCTAGATGAGGTGGGGTTACACAGATAAAGCTCATCTACTTAGGCTCTTTAGGTGTATCTTCATAGAGAAACGATATAATTCCTGAATCCTGTTCAATAGATATCTATGGAAAAGAATGTAGAGCCGAGAATCCCTACCCATGGAAAGTCTCGACAAGGTTAATTTTCTGTTCCGATCAAGATTCAAGGATTATGTTATCCTGTTACTTAATCCTAAAAATCTTGATCGTTGCCTGTCTGCTGGTGATAAATTTGCGGTAATAAGTTTAACAATTAATAATTGTAATTTCTATGATTTGACCGTAATCTCACTGAAGACAAAGACATAAATAAAATCTAAAAATGCTATTAAGCTGAATCGCTTATGATAGTAGGAGAAGAATCTATGTTATCCAAAAAACCGTATCCATCCCTCCGTTGCACCTGAGGAAAAGTATGGAAAAAGAAAATTTATTACGTCGGATTACAAATCGAATTAGACCATTCTTAGAATTAGAAGACATTATCACAGTGGTGACGGCGGAAGTTCGATCTTTACTGGAAACTGACCGAGTCATGATTTACAAATTTCATGCTGATGATAGTGGTCAGGTTATAGCAGAATCTATTTATGAAAATCGCTTACCGTCTTTATTGGGGTTGAATTTCCCTGCTGATGATATTCCATTACAATCTCGTGAAATGTTTATTAAATCGCGGGTGCGTTCTGTAGTTAATGTTGATGCTAGGGAAATTGGCCAAAGCCCTCAGCATAATCTGGAAACTGGAGCAATTATCTCTGAGGATATTCTTTACCGAGCATTAGACCCCTGTCATGTAGAATATTTGACAGCTATGGGGGTTAAGTCTTCTGTAGTTGCACCGATTATCTATCAAGATGCACTTTGGGGCTTATTAGTATCTCATCATTCTCAAGCCCGTGATCTGGCAGAATATGAATTAGAAGCGATACAGATAGTAGTAGAGCAGTTACCCATAGCGATCGCTCAAAGTAATCTTCTCACCCAAGCCCGTGCCAAAGCTGAACAAGA contains the following coding sequences:
- the clpS gene encoding ATP-dependent Clp protease adapter ClpS, giving the protein MLKRLTAVYGMATAPTVTPDRVNQVTRKTYPNYKVIVLNDDFNTFPHVAECLLKYIPGMSSDRAWDLTNQIHYEGQAIVWVGPQEQAELYHQQLRRAGLTMAPLEAA
- a CDS encoding TRC40/GET3/ArsA family transport-energizing ATPase — encoded protein: MRVILMTGKGGVGKTSVAAATGLRCAELGYRTLVLSTDPAHSLADSFDLELGHDARQVRPNLWGAELDALQELEGNWGAVKRYITQVLQARGLDGIQAEELAILPGMDEIFGLVRMKRHYDEGEFDVLIIDSAPTGTALRLLSLPEVGGWYMRRFYKPFQNISVALRPLVEPIFRPIAGFSLPNKEVMDAPYEFYEQIEALEKVLTDNTQTSVRLVTNPEKMVIKESLRAHAYLSLYNVATDLIIANRIIPKEVEDPFFQRWKENQEQYRQEIHENFHPLPVKEVPLYSEEMCGLAALERLKETLYQDEDPTQVYYKETTIRVVQDNNQYSLELYLPGIPKDQVQLSKSGDELNITIGNHRRNLVLPQALAALQPSGAKMENDYLKIRFADIVKV
- a CDS encoding molybdenum cofactor biosynthesis protein MoaE → MKTPLVVPVKTRSEDSFGITLAPLSVEEIYTKADDPANGAVVIMSGMVRNQTDGQPVIALEYQAYDPMALQVFYQVAADIRYQWTDVKRVVIYHRVGRLQIGEISILVAVGCPHRGEAFAACQYAIDTIKHNAPIWKKEHWQDGSSSWVSIGACEVTEANC
- a CDS encoding DUF2358 domain-containing protein, with amino-acid sequence MDIIEILKADYQRFPVNQTYSIYAADVYFQDPVFKFRGLELYKWMIKFIQTFFLNLKMDLHNIQRQEDTIKSEWTLSWNSPLPWKPRISISGWSELLSNTDGLIVSHIDYWQCSRLDVLKQHLFSVNNG
- a CDS encoding FAD-dependent oxidoreductase, with translation MKRTYKKSFQKSIISLSLLTTFLTPYSVTATPPRNPDKTVNCEILVVGGGLSGVATAYEGLLAGRTVCLTEITDWLGGQISSQGTSALDERPTQRAKQFYSRGYLELRNRIQRKYGQLNPGDCWVSEACFLPRDAHNILTQMLKDAEKQGKGKLQWFPNTVIKELGISTDGKIINNATAIQHQPAKGAPPLNTFPLSQTIEDAYRYENSSRLSKAIIRFVPKQSKNNGLKWYVVDTSETGEIIALADVPYRLGIDALSYLEPSSSSTTNDPYCTQGFTYTFAMEATKEPQQQAMPPFYSQYAPYFSYELARLANFDLVFTYRRIWSPQQGKQMKFGGINFTVPTPGDISMQNWTWGNDYRPGTANDNLIYTRQQLQASGQLQPGGWMGGLRTETFRKGEENALSYFYWLYAGTTDSQLGESVKKPQLNNRLLTGVNSPMGTVHGLSKYPYMREGRRIIGRPSWGQPEGFGIWEVDISRRNYNDEYYRKTLPADMYRQLKATLAGLEATSVIRGEVSPDKAMRRSRSTIFPDAVGIGHYAIDFHPCMTKSPPETPGNTERAGERRGAGQAYPFQIALRAMIPQKIDNLLVGGKSIATSHIAAAAYRVHSFEWSSGAAAGTVAAFALKQGIAPYQLVDDLPKQEPQLQVLKRLLEQNGNPTAFPDTSIFNQNWDDWR
- a CDS encoding DUF2103 domain-containing protein, producing the protein MGKPTDGRLVWNHSTHISGLIPILERLCQQDGIHTVTPAVIGRARGHCPKMQLRVSVPIRGGYKVIARQGKTVQEVFVLTTLELEQLEIAIAIAMKINK